Proteins encoded by one window of Candidatus Obscuribacter sp.:
- a CDS encoding TIGR00341 family protein has translation MPTSFIPHVDDTSRLELLKRVEANGKLSSDFLALLAGSTIIATLGLFQNSPAVIIGAMIIAPLMRPLVCLSLASITADIKLLSRSILTLIAGSIIGMSIAGSMALLLKSLELTPEILSRTQPTLLDLGVALAAGAIGAFCQTNKKLADTLAGVAISVALVPPLSVVGIGLAIGNLSVAGGAALLYATNLVGITIAGALVFLFKGYSPLQVARNGLYISAAFILLLTVPLALSMRELILQNQISANVRNLLKEKTVTFKGLQLREVQVKRYRSPTQVIATVLSSEAPITSKQVKLVQDLLIREIGLPIEFKLRIIPAKEVTAIEVTPEGEAPLPTTLKDGSLILVPGPVEVRELPAKPEVSEPKELLPDKPEDTETADH, from the coding sequence ATGCCCACTTCATTCATTCCGCACGTTGACGATACAAGCCGCCTGGAGCTACTGAAGAGAGTCGAAGCAAACGGCAAATTGTCCTCTGACTTTCTGGCACTGCTGGCTGGCTCTACTATAATTGCCACGCTAGGACTCTTCCAGAATAGTCCTGCTGTGATTATAGGCGCTATGATCATCGCGCCATTGATGAGACCACTGGTTTGCCTATCTCTGGCATCAATTACGGCAGACATCAAACTACTCAGCAGATCTATCTTGACACTAATTGCCGGCAGTATTATCGGCATGAGCATCGCAGGATCGATGGCTCTACTTTTAAAATCACTTGAGCTAACCCCCGAAATCCTCAGTCGAACCCAACCAACCTTACTTGATCTCGGAGTAGCACTTGCGGCTGGAGCAATTGGTGCCTTTTGCCAAACCAATAAAAAGCTAGCCGATACACTAGCTGGTGTAGCTATTTCGGTAGCTCTAGTACCACCACTCAGTGTTGTAGGCATAGGACTAGCCATTGGCAATCTATCGGTTGCCGGTGGTGCCGCTCTCTTGTATGCGACAAACCTTGTCGGAATTACAATTGCAGGCGCACTCGTATTTTTATTCAAAGGCTACAGTCCATTGCAAGTAGCAAGGAATGGGCTATATATTTCGGCGGCATTTATACTGCTCTTAACTGTGCCTCTCGCCCTTTCAATGCGCGAACTTATTCTCCAAAATCAGATCAGCGCTAATGTAAGAAATCTCCTGAAGGAAAAGACTGTGACTTTTAAAGGACTACAGCTGAGAGAAGTACAAGTTAAGCGCTATCGCTCTCCCACACAAGTCATTGCCACGGTTCTGAGCTCAGAGGCACCGATTACGTCCAAACAAGTAAAGCTGGTACAAGACCTACTGATTAGAGAAATCGGTCTGCCAATTGAGTTCAAATTGCGCATCATACCAGCAAAAGAAGTGACCGCTATTGAGGTCACACCAGAGGGAGAAGCACCGTTACCAACCACCTTAAAGGATGGATCACTAATTCTGGTACCAGGACCTGTTGAAGTAAGAGAACTACCCGCAAAGCCTGAAGTTAGTGAACCAAAAGAGCTTCTGCCGGATAAACCAGAAGACACCGAAACAGCTGACCACTGA
- the queF gene encoding preQ(1) synthase, whose amino-acid sequence MHIEAPEFTSVCPITGQPDFANIVIDYCPDKLCVESKSLKVYLGAFRQHPEFHEACVNRIANDLIDKLDPVSITVEGRFTPRGGIPFWPTASYVRLNRKK is encoded by the coding sequence ATCCATATTGAGGCGCCTGAGTTTACTAGTGTCTGTCCCATCACTGGGCAGCCTGATTTTGCCAATATTGTGATTGATTATTGTCCAGACAAGCTCTGCGTTGAGAGCAAATCTCTTAAGGTCTATCTTGGCGCTTTCCGCCAGCATCCTGAGTTTCATGAGGCTTGTGTCAATCGTATCGCTAATGATTTGATTGATAAACTTGATCCTGTATCGATCACCGTGGAGGGGCGCTTTACCCCTCGTGGCGGCATACCTTTTTGGCCGACAGCGAGCTATGTGCGTTTAAATAGGAAAAAGTGA
- a CDS encoding sodium:calcium antiporter translates to MFAGSKIAIHGDVIAEKTGLGRNWIGLVLLATITSLPELISGISAVTLNDLPDMAVSGTLGSCMFNMLVIASLDLLSRHRPVSHLVHQGHMLSVGFGIVLVTVAAIDILFGKHLPIIKQLNSIDPLSLAFVGIYLIAMKLIYSYEKTRVKEFTGEVAEATQPGATLKSATTWFILYSIMIVIAACYLPELGEKIAKSTGWGESFIGTSLIAITTSLPEISVSVTAARLGAFDMAVANLLGSNLFNIAILAAIDFCYIKAPLLRSVSDVNVLPALTAVIAMGIIVIGLTYRSERKLLFLAGDALAILLVYITANVLLFSIH, encoded by the coding sequence ATGTTTGCCGGCTCAAAAATTGCAATTCACGGAGATGTAATAGCCGAAAAAACCGGACTTGGTCGTAACTGGATCGGACTAGTCTTGCTGGCGACAATCACATCACTACCTGAGCTAATCAGCGGCATATCAGCTGTAACCCTCAATGATCTTCCCGACATGGCAGTCAGTGGCACGCTCGGTAGCTGCATGTTTAATATGCTCGTGATTGCAAGCCTGGATCTACTCTCCAGACACCGCCCGGTATCACATCTGGTGCACCAGGGACACATGCTATCTGTTGGTTTTGGCATAGTGCTGGTAACTGTGGCTGCAATTGATATATTGTTTGGCAAACATCTACCAATTATAAAGCAACTAAACTCAATCGATCCGTTGAGCCTGGCGTTTGTTGGTATCTATCTAATTGCCATGAAACTTATCTACTCATACGAAAAAACAAGAGTCAAAGAATTTACTGGCGAAGTAGCAGAAGCGACACAACCAGGCGCCACCCTAAAGAGTGCCACCACCTGGTTTATCCTCTATTCGATCATGATCGTGATTGCTGCTTGCTACTTGCCAGAGCTTGGAGAAAAAATCGCAAAATCAACCGGCTGGGGAGAGAGTTTTATTGGCACATCACTGATAGCCATCACCACGTCGCTGCCCGAAATCTCGGTATCGGTTACCGCGGCCCGACTGGGAGCCTTTGATATGGCTGTAGCAAATCTTCTCGGTAGCAACCTATTTAACATCGCAATTTTGGCGGCAATAGATTTTTGCTATATCAAAGCACCACTACTAAGATCTGTCTCGGATGTAAATGTCCTGCCGGCACTTACAGCAGTAATAGCAATGGGCATAATTGTAATTGGCCTGACTTATCGCTCTGAGCGTAAGCTCTTATTTTTAGCGGGTGATGCACTAGCAATCTTACTCGTTTACATCACCGCCAACGTACTTTTATTTTCAATTCACTAG
- a CDS encoding Na+/H+ antiporter encodes MPETIHIDIFVVLLLVTASVAITVKWIKLPYSISLVIVGLGIGLFHLLPPIEMTPDLILLIFLPAVLFEASWNIKIAELKEGWKPITVLATVGVVINTLIVAYGMHYLANVQLGPAFLFGAMIAATDPISVLALFRKLGMDSKLTMLLEGESLFNDGTAVVLFKLVLACVIAGSGFSVGATAGSFLLVVIGGSVIGAALGYAASRITSLFDDHLLEITLTTILAYGSYLVAEQLHVSAVLSVVAAGVVIGNYGSRTGMSASTRMAVNSFWEYLAFLVNSLIFLLIGLQVKFDLLCKYSVQIGVGILVVLIARVFVVYGLSPFIGSKSHKIPWKWRHLLFWGALRGSVCMALALSLPDNFAYKEMITITTFGVVLFTLLVPGLTIEPLVTLLKMNAKDPKREQYKMLKAKLIAKKRALAFVSNQLKTGAITAPNHDLLHDELHRNKEELIKQIENLHLEDTSIKALEEEELRHRIFELEKDCYKGLVKDGALSEEGLQKIEIEEHETLLSKIQTPELPLTEH; translated from the coding sequence ATGCCAGAAACCATTCACATAGACATTTTTGTAGTACTACTACTGGTTACAGCTTCTGTAGCAATTACAGTCAAATGGATCAAACTACCCTATTCTATTTCACTTGTAATAGTTGGTCTCGGCATCGGTCTATTTCACCTATTACCACCAATTGAAATGACACCTGACCTGATTTTGCTGATTTTTCTTCCAGCCGTACTTTTTGAGGCTTCCTGGAATATCAAGATTGCAGAACTCAAAGAAGGTTGGAAACCGATAACAGTGCTTGCAACCGTGGGCGTAGTAATAAACACACTGATTGTTGCTTACGGCATGCATTATCTGGCAAATGTTCAGCTAGGACCAGCATTTTTGTTTGGGGCTATGATCGCTGCTACAGACCCTATCTCCGTGCTGGCCCTCTTTAGAAAACTCGGCATGGACAGCAAGTTGACAATGCTCCTGGAAGGAGAAAGTCTCTTTAATGATGGCACAGCTGTAGTGTTATTCAAGCTCGTCCTGGCTTGCGTCATTGCCGGATCTGGGTTTTCGGTTGGCGCGACGGCAGGCAGTTTCTTACTGGTAGTAATAGGTGGAAGCGTTATCGGTGCAGCCTTAGGATATGCGGCATCCCGCATCACCAGTCTATTTGACGATCACTTGTTGGAGATTACACTCACTACAATTCTTGCCTACGGCTCATATCTAGTAGCCGAGCAACTGCATGTATCAGCGGTTTTGAGTGTTGTTGCAGCCGGGGTCGTCATCGGCAACTATGGCAGCCGCACTGGCATGTCAGCCAGCACCCGCATGGCAGTCAATTCATTCTGGGAATACCTGGCGTTTTTAGTCAATTCACTTATATTTTTGCTTATCGGTTTGCAGGTCAAATTTGACTTACTCTGTAAATACAGTGTGCAAATAGGTGTAGGCATTCTGGTAGTGCTTATAGCCCGTGTATTCGTCGTTTATGGACTCTCTCCTTTTATTGGAAGCAAATCACATAAAATCCCCTGGAAATGGCGCCATTTATTGTTCTGGGGAGCGCTGAGAGGCTCTGTATGCATGGCACTGGCCTTAAGTTTGCCAGACAACTTTGCCTACAAAGAGATGATTACAATCACAACATTTGGAGTCGTACTATTTACCCTGCTTGTACCAGGACTAACAATTGAGCCACTGGTCACTCTGCTAAAGATGAACGCCAAAGATCCAAAACGTGAGCAATACAAAATGCTCAAGGCCAAGTTAATTGCAAAAAAGCGTGCCCTGGCCTTTGTCTCCAATCAACTTAAGACTGGCGCGATTACAGCTCCAAATCACGACTTGCTTCACGATGAATTGCATCGCAATAAAGAAGAGCTAATTAAACAAATCGAAAATCTCCATCTGGAAGACACTTCTATCAAAGCGCTAGAAGAAGAAGAATTGAGACATCGCATATTTGAACTTGAAAAAGACTGTTATAAGGGTCTGGTTAAGGACGGTGCGCTGTCAGAAGAAGGACTGCAGAAGATTGAAATCGAGGAGCATGAAACACTTCTCTCAAAAATTCAAACTCCCGAACTGCCTCTGACTGAGCACTAA
- a CDS encoding trehalose-6-phosphate synthase yields the protein MRSAHSLTIDPHDDQQIANQIAKALVMPQAERVDRASKIKEHLERNSLSSWTKLFSNTQKRIPAIIAPSRRSTQQFSCQAICTRK from the coding sequence ATGAGATCGGCCCACTCTCTGACTATTGATCCCCACGACGATCAGCAAATTGCAAATCAAATTGCCAAAGCGCTGGTCATGCCACAAGCGGAGCGAGTAGATAGAGCATCAAAAATCAAAGAACACCTGGAACGAAATAGCCTGAGCTCGTGGACCAAACTATTCAGTAACACTCAAAAACGAATACCAGCAATCATCGCCCCCTCAAGGAGAAGCACGCAGCAGTTTAGCTGCCAGGCAATCTGCACAAGAAAGTAA